The Campylobacter sp. RM10537 genome has a segment encoding these proteins:
- a CDS encoding DNA polymerase III subunit gamma/tau has translation MLQALAVKYRPKTFDELIGQKTVSTSLKYALNNNRLAHAYLFSGLRGSGKTSSARIFSRALVCDQGPSDTPCGTCKQCIAALEGKHIDIIEMDAASNRGLEDIQALIEQTKYAPSMARFKIFIIDEVHMLTPQAANALLKTLEEPPSYVKFILATTDPLKLPATVLSRTQHFRFKQIPQSEIQNHLKEILIKENVRFEEEALKFIARSGNGSLRDTLTLLDQAIIFCQNDISTLKITDMLGFLDPNKIKEFYHAILTKDKEKVFDFLDELKEYEASSVIDEMLFYLKESFFAKSTEFSTLIYERFFRILARAKNMICDDDGFTLCVMAFMMMEASYLKEIDTQINEIKQRKTIENTVPKTTPILDQKIQEKPKTQNAYEMLLDAIYDRDYELGKCFEKNTQFISYENKILTISSNATGENRTQLNKGFKLIQELLKDKLGENAKIAVQKEIAIDESKLQSITQEPSSLSNSKLDLNSSFKELKQGAKKFNPEEDVKEALKDCFGEPQIQE, from the coding sequence ATGCTTCAAGCACTAGCCGTTAAATACAGACCAAAAACTTTTGATGAGCTTATAGGGCAAAAAACTGTTAGCACTAGCTTAAAATACGCACTTAATAACAACCGCTTAGCCCATGCTTATCTTTTTTCAGGTTTAAGAGGTAGCGGAAAAACCTCTAGTGCTAGAATTTTTTCTCGTGCCCTAGTTTGCGATCAAGGACCTAGTGACACTCCTTGTGGAACTTGTAAGCAATGTATCGCGGCTTTAGAAGGAAAACATATTGATATCATAGAAATGGATGCAGCGAGTAATCGAGGTCTTGAAGATATACAAGCTTTGATCGAGCAAACTAAATATGCTCCTTCTATGGCTCGTTTTAAAATTTTCATTATCGATGAAGTGCATATGCTTACCCCTCAGGCTGCAAATGCACTTTTAAAAACCTTAGAAGAACCACCAAGCTATGTAAAATTCATACTTGCAACGACAGATCCTTTAAAACTTCCAGCTACAGTTTTATCCAGAACTCAACATTTTCGCTTTAAACAAATCCCGCAAAGTGAAATTCAAAACCATCTCAAAGAAATTCTTATTAAAGAAAATGTTCGTTTTGAGGAAGAAGCTTTAAAATTTATTGCAAGAAGTGGTAATGGATCTTTAAGAGATACGCTGACCCTACTTGATCAGGCTATTATTTTTTGTCAAAATGATATTAGTACTCTTAAAATCACTGATATGTTAGGTTTTTTAGATCCAAATAAAATTAAAGAATTTTATCATGCTATTTTGACTAAAGATAAAGAAAAGGTTTTTGATTTCTTAGATGAACTTAAAGAATACGAAGCTTCTAGCGTTATTGATGAAATGCTATTTTACCTCAAAGAAAGTTTTTTTGCTAAGAGTACTGAATTTTCAACTTTAATTTATGAAAGATTTTTCCGCATTTTAGCTCGTGCTAAAAATATGATTTGTGATGATGATGGTTTTACACTTTGCGTGATGGCTTTTATGATGATGGAGGCAAGTTATCTTAAAGAAATTGATACACAAATCAATGAAATCAAGCAAAGAAAAACTATTGAAAATACTGTACCAAAAACCACGCCTATTTTAGATCAAAAAATTCAAGAAAAACCAAAAACGCAAAATGCTTATGAGATGCTTTTGGATGCAATATATGATAGAGATTATGAGCTTGGAAAATGTTTTGAGAAAAATACACAATTTATTAGTTATGAAAATAAAATTTTAACAATAAGCTCCAATGCTACAGGAGAAAATCGCACTCAACTTAATAAAGGCTTTAAGCTCATACAAGAGCTTTTAAAAGATAAATTAGGAGAAAATGCAAAAATTGCTGTCCAAAAAGAAATTGCTATTGATGAAAGCAAACTCCAATCAATAACTCAAGAGCCTAGCTCTCTTTCAAATTCTAAACTAGATCTTAATTCATCTTTTAAAGAACTCAAACAAGGAGCTAAAAAATTTAATCCTGAAGAAGATGTTAAAGAGGCTTTGAAAGATTGTTTTGGAGAGCCTCAAATTCAAGAATAA
- a CDS encoding heavy metal translocating P-type ATPase, with product MQEFRVKIGKMTCVNCSNAIERACKKIDGVEEASVSYINSSGIFLIQEDEKRKEILTKIKNLGFEILEDEQSLEEYKIKKHIELRKNLLLSIVLSVFVMYFEMFDQSFFSQNMQMFLSFFGIFYCGRDFFSHAFLGLKNKNLDMNTLVVLGVMSAFVYSCLIYFRIFNEEHLYFSGAMMIISFVLLGKYLENKIKFKAENYQKKLENIDTKKARILLENNEIKEISSAFVKAGDIILVKEGESIVADGVILSGNAEVDMSFLNGEFFPILKKENDEVQAGGIVLNGMLKIKASKKAMDSTLEQIKNLVFYAGNIKTPLATLADKISKYFVAGIIILALCVFLFWLFKANLNIAFLHACAVLLISCPCALGLATPIALVVASSNAAKNFILLKNPAALEKLSQIKLAYFDKTGTLTKEELKIIKHNLNQDDFKKLCEIESLSSHPIAKSLSKNIHPNLKGEGEIVFGAGIVYKEDNDTYFIGSRYFLDSKGINTKECDQFFNQFKNLGSIKVYFAKNFHCLGGVLLDSTLKQGAKELIAGLKKQGIKSIILSGDNQESVEKVAKELDISDFYAQLKPEEKFQIIKNSKEALFIGDGLNDAAGLSLASVSMSFSKANELAKKTGDFILIKENLENILYCFSLSKKTRKIIKLNLFWAFIYNTLCIPIAAGFIPFVTLSPHFAALAMCFSSITVVLNSLRLKNI from the coding sequence ATGCAAGAATTTCGTGTAAAAATAGGGAAGATGACTTGTGTTAATTGCTCCAATGCTATTGAACGTGCTTGTAAAAAGATTGATGGTGTTGAAGAAGCAAGTGTTTCTTATATAAATTCAAGTGGTATTTTTCTCATCCAAGAAGATGAAAAACGTAAAGAAATTTTAACAAAAATAAAAAATTTAGGCTTTGAAATTTTAGAAGATGAGCAAAGCCTAGAAGAATATAAAATCAAAAAACATATTGAACTTAGAAAAAATTTACTTTTAAGTATAGTTTTAAGTGTTTTTGTGATGTATTTTGAAATGTTTGATCAAAGTTTTTTTTCACAAAATATGCAAATGTTTTTAAGCTTTTTTGGAATTTTTTACTGTGGAAGAGATTTTTTTTCTCATGCTTTTTTGGGATTGAAAAATAAAAATTTAGATATGAATACCCTTGTTGTTTTAGGGGTAATGAGTGCTTTTGTGTATTCTTGTTTGATTTATTTTAGAATTTTTAATGAAGAGCATTTGTATTTTAGTGGCGCTATGATGATTATCTCTTTTGTGCTTTTAGGAAAATATCTTGAAAATAAAATCAAATTTAAAGCTGAAAATTATCAAAAAAAACTTGAAAATATTGATACAAAAAAGGCAAGAATTTTACTTGAAAATAATGAAATTAAAGAAATCTCAAGTGCTTTTGTTAAAGCTGGAGATATTATTTTGGTAAAAGAAGGTGAAAGTATTGTTGCTGATGGGGTGATTTTAAGCGGAAATGCTGAAGTAGATATGAGCTTTTTAAATGGAGAATTTTTTCCTATATTGAAAAAAGAAAATGATGAAGTGCAAGCGGGTGGTATTGTTTTAAATGGTATGTTAAAAATTAAAGCAAGTAAAAAAGCAATGGATAGCACTTTAGAGCAAATTAAAAATTTAGTTTTTTATGCAGGAAATATAAAAACCCCATTAGCAACTTTAGCAGATAAAATTTCTAAATATTTTGTAGCAGGTATTATCATTTTGGCTTTGTGTGTATTTTTATTTTGGCTTTTTAAAGCAAATTTAAATATAGCTTTTTTGCACGCTTGTGCTGTGCTTTTAATCTCTTGCCCTTGTGCCTTAGGGCTCGCAACTCCAATTGCTTTGGTGGTAGCTAGTTCAAATGCGGCTAAAAATTTTATTTTACTTAAAAATCCTGCAGCTTTAGAAAAGCTTAGCCAAATTAAACTTGCTTATTTTGATAAAACAGGAACTTTGACTAAAGAAGAATTAAAAATTATTAAGCACAATTTAAATCAGGACGATTTTAAAAAGCTTTGTGAGATTGAAAGCTTAAGTTCTCATCCTATTGCAAAAAGTTTGAGTAAAAATATTCATCCTAATTTAAAAGGCGAAGGTGAAATTGTTTTTGGCGCAGGTATTGTCTATAAAGAAGATAATGATACATATTTTATAGGAAGTAGATATTTTTTAGATAGCAAAGGTATTAATACTAAAGAATGCGATCAATTTTTTAATCAATTTAAAAATTTGGGAAGTATTAAGGTGTATTTTGCAAAAAATTTTCATTGTCTAGGTGGAGTTTTGCTCGATAGCACTTTAAAACAAGGTGCAAAAGAACTCATTGCGGGATTAAAAAAACAAGGAATTAAAAGTATCATTTTAAGTGGAGATAATCAAGAAAGTGTTGAAAAAGTAGCTAAAGAGCTAGATATTAGTGATTTTTATGCACAATTAAAACCAGAAGAAAAATTTCAAATTATTAAAAATTCCAAAGAAGCTCTGTTTATAGGAGATGGCTTAAATGATGCAGCAGGATTATCTTTAGCAAGTGTGAGCATGAGTTTTTCAAAGGCAAATGAATTAGCTAAAAAAACAGGGGATTTTATCTTGATTAAAGAAAATTTGGAAAATATTTTATATTGCTTTTCTCTTTCTAAAAAAACAAGAAAAATAATTAAATTAAATCTTTTTTGGGCTTTTATTTATAACACGCTTTGTATTCCTATTGCGGCTGGTTTTATACCTTTTGTAACTTTAAGCCCACACTTCGCAGCTTTAGCTATGTGCTTTAGTTCTATAACGGTTGTACTTAATTCTTTGAGGTTAAAAAATATTTAA
- a CDS encoding cation transporter, producing MKFKVNNVNCINCVNLIKKSLENEYGTIEVDLENKILSVDLKEEKLEDFKNEFEELGFEIVGRI from the coding sequence ATGAAATTTAAAGTTAATAATGTCAATTGTATCAATTGTGTAAATTTAATCAAAAAATCTTTAGAAAATGAATATGGAACAATAGAAGTGGATTTAGAAAATAAAATTTTAAGTGTTGATTTAAAGGAAGAAAAATTAGAAGATTTTAAAAATGAATTTGAAGAATTGGGATTTGAAATAGTAGGTCGCATATAA